From one Leptospiraceae bacterium genomic stretch:
- a CDS encoding NHL repeat-containing protein produces MKFLKRNSHYWVGRTLSMLIIFLIGILAVTGCGKQKKDQSTMASAIAIFAAGSSNPVANASTGTGTGTGTSAADTAIATDKAALVITYAGSDSSSNVTQNFTVSIAGASGTTISWSSNNGAVAIAGTVGTVTRSVGINHATVTLTATISKSGGTSDTKVFTLTVKRNITGTTALRVYGQDGSFTTVKTLSAYTLNTPSKVVKDSAGGTYIVDFNNNRVLYFSGTSMVATRVYGQGGSFITNTANKGGLSADSLNRPTSVAVDAGGVYIVDNLNHRVLYYSGTNTTATRVYGQAGSFIVGTANNGGITANSLNAPIGIMVDTGGVFIADSSNHRVLYYSGISTTATRVYGQGGIFTIATAATTANGLRNPPYVTADASGVYIVDAVNHRVLYYSGISTTASRVYGQGGVFTTGTANNPALNADSLNGPYDVALDASGVYISDTSNNRVLFYSGTSTTATRVYGQSGSFTTNTANTGGLGASSLSAPYGVFLDVSGVYVADYSNHRVLYYSGTSTTATSVYGQGSFTIATANNLISDGGDSFKLAKSLAVDASGMYVADYSNHRVLFFPTNSTTATRVYGQGGSFTTNIVNKGGVSADSLNSPNGIALNGSGVYIADSLNHRVLYYSGNSTTATRVYGQGGSFITNALNNGGTVATDSLNTPYGLALDANGLYVSDQGNHRILYFNGIDTTATRVYGQAGSFTTGTANNPGLSADSLNAPVI; encoded by the coding sequence GCACGGGAACAGGAACGGGCACTGGAACATCTGCAGCTGATACAGCAATCGCTACAGACAAAGCGGCTCTGGTGATTACCTATGCGGGAAGCGATAGTTCCTCCAATGTGACTCAGAATTTTACTGTCTCAATAGCGGGTGCCAGTGGTACTACAATTAGCTGGAGCAGCAATAATGGAGCCGTAGCTATTGCCGGAACTGTTGGAACAGTTACAAGATCTGTTGGTATTAATCATGCTACCGTGACATTGACAGCTACGATTTCTAAAAGCGGAGGAACTAGTGATACAAAGGTTTTTACCCTAACGGTAAAAAGAAATATCACAGGTACTACTGCTCTGCGGGTTTACGGACAGGATGGAAGCTTTACCACCGTGAAGACATTGAGTGCTTATACATTAAATACTCCTTCTAAAGTAGTAAAAGATAGTGCTGGTGGTACATATATTGTTGATTTTAATAATAATCGGGTGTTGTATTTTTCTGGGACGAGTATGGTAGCCACACGTGTCTACGGACAGGGTGGTAGTTTTATTACTAATACCGCAAATAAAGGTGGATTGAGTGCGGATAGTTTAAATAGACCGACAAGTGTGGCAGTAGATGCAGGTGGAGTGTATATCGTTGATAACCTGAACCACCGTGTTCTGTATTATTCGGGGACGAATACTACCGCAACTCGTGTGTATGGGCAAGCTGGTAGCTTTATTGTGGGTACTGCGAATAATGGCGGGATAACCGCGAATAGCCTAAATGCTCCAATAGGTATAATGGTGGATACGGGTGGAGTATTTATTGCGGATTCTTCGAATCATCGGGTGCTTTATTACTCTGGAATTAGCACCACCGCTACACGTGTATATGGACAGGGTGGTATTTTTACAATTGCTACTGCTGCCACAACTGCTAACGGTTTACGTAATCCACCTTATGTGACAGCCGATGCCAGTGGAGTATATATCGTTGATGCAGTGAATCATCGGGTGCTTTATTACTCTGGAATTAGCACCACTGCTTCACGTGTATATGGACAGGGCGGCGTTTTTACAACAGGTACTGCTAACAATCCAGCGTTAAACGCGGATAGCTTAAACGGTCCGTATGATGTCGCATTGGATGCGAGTGGCGTGTATATATCAGATACCTCTAATAATCGTGTGCTTTTTTATTCTGGGACTAGTACTACAGCAACGCGAGTTTACGGTCAGAGTGGTAGTTTTACAACAAACACTGCTAATACTGGTGGATTAGGTGCGAGTAGTCTTAGTGCGCCTTATGGAGTCTTCTTGGATGTCAGTGGAGTTTACGTCGCTGATTATTCTAATCATAGGGTGCTTTATTATTCGGGAACTAGCACAACAGCCACGTCGGTTTATGGGCAAGGTAGTTTTACAATTGCCACTGCTAACAACCTGATCAGCGATGGTGGAGATTCTTTTAAGTTAGCAAAGTCTTTAGCGGTAGATGCAAGTGGTATGTATGTTGCTGACTATTCAAATCATCGTGTTTTATTTTTTCCTACGAATAGCACTACAGCCACTCGTGTCTATGGTCAGGGCGGTAGCTTCACAACAAATATTGTCAATAAGGGTGGAGTCAGTGCGGATAGCTTAAATTCACCAAATGGTATCGCGCTAAATGGCAGTGGTGTTTACATCGCTGATTCCCTTAACCACAGGGTGCTCTATTATTCCGGTAATAGCACGACTGCTACTAGAGTTTATGGGCAGGGTGGTAGTTTTATTACAAATGCTCTCAATAATGGTGGCACTGTAGCCACAGATAGTCTTAACACACCGTATGGACTTGCATTGGATGCAAATGGTCTATATGTGTCTGATCAAGGTAATCACCGCATATTGTATTTTAATGGGATTGATACGACCGCTACAAGAGTCTACGGGCAAGCGGGGAGTTTTACGACTGGCACTGCTAACAATCCTGGATTAAGTGCGGATAGTCTAAATGCCCCTGTCATTTAG